A region from the Mya arenaria isolate MELC-2E11 chromosome 2, ASM2691426v1 genome encodes:
- the LOC128224114 gene encoding myb-like protein X — MYSVVPRPQIIDHRPKSGEPTAEIIDHRNAKPTFTKWKDRRRAEQLPYDTLREQRDALLNAEFKYKHRIKELEKQNEEMVQMYENTYQENKKLKSIIEHGPDAAKMKQLKLDTKEQKSLIDELKDEIQTLQENVAELEKFYGIPKDYHLEKNWKEALARVRRKREEEDAIPTQGPFAGTKLFKKRLVAISDDRIADQDSYDLTLDSLEKETQVLLNKVRQLKREKEQIDYTLMMGKGAVSRNAVVAKAINEKLNRDLNKFAIRLEKLKLKHKAAKQYQSSVTEVSVGLNDQEESQTPSEDKRNIAAAPKSVKTFKSRSKQGPEIIDDENDKPNNIELTTQENTNSERSKSTNSKVTVKSSKSARGSKTGSKLSKSRVKSSSADDVRTDHLKYDKIEIGEESHGNPSMKEDSEDKKAIGVAKSSTKSHAAESTVKTRKPIASTNAPKPIEYTNGRYTNGPEPIKFRNKAANTDSVKSKTENTQSSNVNPVNGKIAFPFRQTRRIKSNSENYVDSYDAVLNYLNQQSGQTNRKFGHNEAKRRYVGTDAPPSPVPISFTSDMHFVDGNGLRNIIGNSGIRGPAYQQSQYVYQ, encoded by the coding sequence ATGTATTCAGTCGTTCCACGTCCACAGATCATTGATCATCGCCCCAAGTCTGGCGAGCCTACAGCTGAGATCATCGACCATAGAAACGCCAAGCCAACATTCACTAAATGGAAAGACAGGCGAAGAGCCGAGCAGCTTCCATATGACACGCTCAGAGAACAAAGGGATGCATTGTTAAATGCAGAGTTTAAGTATAAACATAGGATTAAAGAACtggaaaaacaaaatgaagaaatGGTTCAGATGTACGAGAATACTTACCAGGAAAATAAAAAGTTGAAGAGCATCATTGAGCACGGTCCAGATGCTGCAAAGATGAAACAACTAAAGCTTGATACAAAGGAGCAGAAAAGTTTGATAGACGAACTAAAGGATGAAATACAGACTCTTCAAGAAAACGTCGCAGAATTAGAGAAGTTTTATGGTATACCGAAGGACTACCATCTTGAAAAGAATTGGAAGGAAGCGCTAGCACGTGTTAGACGAAAGCGAGAGGAAGAAGACGCTATTCCAACACAGGGGCCCTTTGCTGGTACAAAGTTGTTCAAGAAACGACTTGTAGCGATCAGTGATGACAGAATTGCTGACCAAGATTCTTATGATCTCACTCTGGATAGCCTTGAAAAGGAGACACAGGTCTTACTTAACAAAGTTCGTCAGCTAAAGCGTGAAAAGGAACAAATAGATTACACTTTAATGATGGGAAAGGGAGCTGTTTCAAGAAATGCCGTCGTTGCGAAGGCgataaatgaaaaacttaatCGTGACTTGAATAAGTTTGCCATTCGACTCGAGAAACTAAAACTTAAGCACAAGGCTGCTAAACAATACCAATCAAGTGTAACGGAAGTCTCAGTTGGATTAAATGATCAGGAAGAAAGCCAAACTCCTTCGGAGGATAAGAGAAACATAGCCGCCGCACCGAAATcggttaaaacatttaaatcgaGATCTAAGCAAGGTCCTGAGATCATTGATGATGAGAATGATAAACCCAATAACATAGAGCTAACAACACAAGAAAATACCAACTCAGAAAGATCGAAAAGCACTAACTCAAAAGTCACGGTAAAGTCTTCAAAAAGTGCAAGAGGTTCTAAGACAGGGTCTAAACTGTCGAAGTCAAGGGTAAAATCGTCTTCCGCTGATGATGTCAGAACTGATCATCTTAAATACGACAAGATTGAAATTGGAGAGGAATCACATGGAAATCCAAGCATGAAAGAAGATTCCGAAGATAAAAAAGCTATCGGTGTGGCAAAATCGTCCACGAAGTCTCATGCCGCTGAAAGTACAGTCAAAACAAGGAAACCAATAGCTTCTACAAATGCTCCAAAACCAATCGAATATACAAATGGCAGATACACAAATGGACCAGAACCAATAAAATTCAGAAACAAAGCTGCAAACACAGACAGTGTCAAATCAAAAACTGAAAACACACAGTCCAGTAATGTAAACCCAGTAAATGGAAAAATAGCTTTCCCGTTTCGACAAACCCGTCGCATAAAAAGCAACAGTGAAAACTACGTTGACTCTTACGATGCTGTATTGAATTATCTAAATCAACAGAGTGGTCAAACCAACAGGAAATTTGGACATAACGAGGCTAAAAGAAGATATGTTGGGACTGATGCCCCACCCTCTCCTGTGCCTATTAGCTTCACCTCCGATATGCATTTTGTGGACGGGAATGGGCTACGGAATATCATAGGGAACTCGGGGATAAGGGGGCCAGCGTATCAGCAGTCACAGTACGTGTACCAGTGA